In Chryseobacterium sp. C-71, the genomic window AAATATCCATTAAGAATCAAATATTTTAGATTAATTTTTCTTTGATTTAAAGCCATGATCGACAATAAGCTGTGATTAATACAGCCTAGATAATTTCTCACGACAAGCGCAACCGGAATATCTAGTTTTTCTATTAAATCAATCATAAATTCGCTGTCAGACAACGGAACCATCAATCCACCCGCTCCTTCTACGATTAAATTATTTTGAGTTTCAGGAAGCGTGAAATCATTTAAATGAATTGAGATTCCTTCTTCCGCAGCCGATTGGTGAGGCGATGCTGCAAGCTTTAAACGATATGTTTCCGGATGAGTAATAATACTTTCACTTACCCAATCTCTAATTTTCATACTGTCTGAAAAATGCAAATCTCCTGACTGTATCGGTTTCCAATAATCAGCTTTGAAATATTGAACTAAAATTGCTGAGCAAACAGTTTTCCCCACTTCCGTTCCTATGCCTGTTACGAATAATTTCATAAATACCTCCTGTTTTTATTTAAATAAATTCTTTAATAATTTTTGTAAGCTTCACAATCTCATCCTCAGTATTAAAACTGTGAAGACAAATCCTAAGGCGTTCGGCTCCTTCTTTTACAGCAGGACTAAAAACAGCGTAGGTCAAAAATCCTTCATCCGATAAAACTTGATTCGCTTTATTGAGTCGGTCATGATCAGGAATTAAGATTGCCTGAATCGGACTTTTTGCAGAAGAAATCGTTTTCAAATTTTGCTGACGAAAAAATTCAATATTTTGCTGTAATTTGATTCTTTCATTATCATTCTCTTTCAAAAATCCATACCCTATTTTTATACTTCTCCATTGGATATCCTGAGCCGAGGTTGTATAAATAAATGGAGATGCAAAATTGACGAGATAAGACTTGACCACATCATTACATAGAATCGCTGCTCCGTGTGAACCCAATGCTTTCCCATAAGTAATAATAGTGGCTAATACTTTCTTCTGAAGTTGAAATTTATCAACTAACCCATTCCCGAAAATTCCAAAAGAATGTGCCTCATCAACAATTAAGTACGCATCGTATTTCTCAGCAACTTCAGCAATTTCCTGAATAGGCGCAAAGTCTCCATCCATAGAATAAAGACTTTCTATGGCGATGTACGATTTTCCGTTTTGTTTTTTTAAAATACGCTCCAGATCTCCGACATGATTATGACTGAACTTTATTTTCTTCGCATGAGACATTTTACAAGCATCATGTACAGAACGATGAATCTTTTCATCGACTATAATTGTGTCATGCCTAGTCGGAAGCGTTGAGAATAATGCCAGATTAACATTGTATCCCGAAGAAAAAAGGAGCGCGTCAGAATACTGATGTTCTTCTGCAATCAATTTTTCTGTTTTAACCACTTCAGCACTATTTCCGCTGATTAGTCTTGAACCTGTACTTCCCGATAACAAATGAGGATCATTCATCACTTCTTTTAACAATAAGTTTTGAAACTCTTTGCTTTGTGCAAATCCTAAATAATCATTAGAATAAAAATCTATTCCTTCTGATTGTGGTTTTAAAATCCTCAAAGTTCCTTCAATCTCTCTTTTGTTAAGAGCTTCTTGAAAATGATGAAAATTTTTAAGCATAATTCAACTTGGCAACTTCCTCAACGATGGCATTGATCCATTGGTCATGAAGTTCATGTTCGATTTTTAAAATATTTTCAGCGTGTGATTTCCAATTTTCAGAAAATTCATCCAATTGATTAATCATTTCTTCCAAATGACCTTCTTCTTCGAGAATAATAGATTTTACCATAATTTTTGAAGATGTTTTGGTAAGAATATCCTGATAAACAGGATACAATTCATCGGCACGAACTTCAATAGCATAAGTCACAAAAAGATACGCTGCGTATTTCAATTCATCTTTTGTAAGATTGAAATTGTTATAAAGATATTTACAGGCTTTAATATCCAAAGAATGAAGATACTGACGTGTTGCGATAGGCGCTAAAAGCTCTTCATTCTCATAAGTTTTACAAGATTCTGAATCTATTTTTGCAATTTGTTTTTTGAGATAATATGCATGACGATGTTCTTCACAGGCATGCTTCAGCTGAATTAGGTTTACTTTAGTAGGATGCTCACAGGCAGAAATCTTTCTGGCTCCTGCATTTTCCATGAAAGAAAGTGTATTAAGCCATTTTGCATGGGTGTGATGATTCAGCACTATTTTCTCAAGAAGTTCGTAAAATTCCATTTATTTTTGATTTGGCTCAAAAGTAGTATATTGCCGGATGGTTCAGTAGTACCAGTTTTTACATTATGAGTAGTCCGGTTGAATTTCCTTATGAGAGTTTTATTAAAATAGATAGAAATTCTGATGTATCTATCTACATGCAGATTTCAACTCAATTAATTAATGCTATTCAAAGAGGTGTTCTTCCATTCGGAACCAAGCTTCCTGGAACCAGAGTTTTAAGCATCAATTTGAAAGTTCACAGAAATACGATTGTGGCAGTTTATGATGAATTATTTTCCCAGGGTTGGGTTGAAAGCCTACCCAATAAAGGAACCTTTGTTATTGGAAAAGAGAACGAAAAACCCGTAAATATTTTAAGTTTTGAGAAGAAACAACTCATAAATTATCCAAAATCTACTGGTTTCACCTTTAAAACATCTAATATTCTTGACAATCCTTTTGAGCACTCAGATTGCGAATTTGTTTTTGATGACGGCACTCCTGACGTTCGACTTACGCAGATAGATCATCATTCAAGAATTTACAGTTCCACACTGAAGCGAAAAGCACACAAGGTAGGACATTACAATAACGACGGCAGCGAATTTTTTAAGAAAAACCTTTCACACTATTTAAATATATCAAGAGGTTTACCCATTTCAAAAAACAATCTACTCATTACAAGAAGCACAGAAATGAGTATTTATATTGTTTCTGAAATTTTACTTTCAGGTGGAGATACTGTTTTGGTTGGTGAATTAAGCTATTTTTCAGTGAATATGATTTTTCAGAAATCTAAAGTTAATATTCAGACAATACCGATTGACGATGAAGGGATAGATGTGGAAGAAGTAAGAAAAATATGCAAGAAGCAGAAAATCAGAATGCTTTATCTTACACCGCATCACCACTATCCTACTACGGTAACGTTAAGCGCACAACGAAGATTAGAATTACTGAAACTTTCTCAAGAGTACGGCTTTATTATCCTTGAAGATGATTACGATTATGATTTCAATTACGACAAAAGCCCTATTCTTCCTCTAGCGAGTGCCGACACCAATGGAATGGTCATTTATATCGGATCTTTCGGTAAATCTTTGGTTCCCGGATTCAGAACGGGATTTATCGTTGCTCCTGAAAATTTGATGGATGAAATGCGAAAGTACTTAGGAATTATAGACCGCCAGGGTGATGTTCTTATGGAACATGTTTTGGGTGAAATGATAGCAGAAGGCGAAATCAATAGATACTTAAAAAAATCTTTAAAAATATACAAGGAACGCAGAGATTATTTCACCACGCTTTTGGAACAACGGTTAGGTGAATATCTTGATTTTAAAAAACCTTCGGGAGGTTTGGCAGTCTGGATAAAATGGAAAACTCCTGTAAATCTAATGCAGCTCAGTCACCATTGCACTAAAGACAATCTCTTTATTCCTAAAACATTGCTTTACCAAAATAAGAATCTAACTGCAATGCGATTAGGCTTTGGAAATTTAAGTATGGAAGAAATGGAGAAAAGCAT contains:
- the bioD gene encoding dethiobiotin synthase, translated to MKLFVTGIGTEVGKTVCSAILVQYFKADYWKPIQSGDLHFSDSMKIRDWVSESIITHPETYRLKLAASPHQSAAEEGISIHLNDFTLPETQNNLIVEGAGGLMVPLSDSEFMIDLIEKLDIPVALVVRNYLGCINHSLLSIMALNQRKINLKYLILNGYFPQDTERIICKNIQQETEIIRIPDIENLTKENIESVTKQLTK
- a CDS encoding pyridoxal phosphate-dependent aminotransferase family protein, whose protein sequence is MLKNFHHFQEALNKREIEGTLRILKPQSEGIDFYSNDYLGFAQSKEFQNLLLKEVMNDPHLLSGSTGSRLISGNSAEVVKTEKLIAEEHQYSDALLFSSGYNVNLALFSTLPTRHDTIIVDEKIHRSVHDACKMSHAKKIKFSHNHVGDLERILKKQNGKSYIAIESLYSMDGDFAPIQEIAEVAEKYDAYLIVDEAHSFGIFGNGLVDKFQLQKKVLATIITYGKALGSHGAAILCNDVVKSYLVNFASPFIYTTSAQDIQWRSIKIGYGFLKENDNERIKLQQNIEFFRQQNLKTISSAKSPIQAILIPDHDRLNKANQVLSDEGFLTYAVFSPAVKEGAERLRICLHSFNTEDEIVKLTKIIKEFI
- a CDS encoding PLP-dependent aminotransferase family protein; amino-acid sequence: MSSPVEFPYESFIKIDRNSDVSIYMQISTQLINAIQRGVLPFGTKLPGTRVLSINLKVHRNTIVAVYDELFSQGWVESLPNKGTFVIGKENEKPVNILSFEKKQLINYPKSTGFTFKTSNILDNPFEHSDCEFVFDDGTPDVRLTQIDHHSRIYSSTLKRKAHKVGHYNNDGSEFFKKNLSHYLNISRGLPISKNNLLITRSTEMSIYIVSEILLSGGDTVLVGELSYFSVNMIFQKSKVNIQTIPIDDEGIDVEEVRKICKKQKIRMLYLTPHHHYPTTVTLSAQRRLELLKLSQEYGFIILEDDYDYDFNYDKSPILPLASADTNGMVIYIGSFGKSLVPGFRTGFIVAPENLMDEMRKYLGIIDRQGDVLMEHVLGEMIAEGEINRYLKKSLKIYKERRDYFTTLLEQRLGEYLDFKKPSGGLAVWIKWKTPVNLMQLSHHCTKDNLFIPKTLLYQNKNLTAMRLGFGNLSMEEMEKSIDILSKNVKIL